A genome region from Chloroflexota bacterium includes the following:
- a CDS encoding DUF4097 family beta strand repeat-containing protein — MRKSLTGHLAGRQQKPWVHRIGQPLSPIPIMLIVTLASLVGLMVLASSACTTQSAVSTKTNNFNVGDSLTLNVTTLGGRIEVSAGSDNVVTVRAELRDIRRIKYLAIQSGNEVTITAEKTGKWWFPAGNTRADIYVTVPPHTALKLSTSNSKIEVQGTTAGGILETSNESIVLDNVKGDYVATTSNGDVAIYTIEGSAYVKTSNGEVGLNEAKGEFNATTSGGNVSFSGQMTPGGSNRLVTSNGFIEVALAGTPSVQLDASTTNAKVECALPILATKTDTHHLVGTIGAGEANLYIETYNGNVTIK, encoded by the coding sequence ATGAGGAAGTCACTGACTGGCCATCTTGCAGGAAGGCAACAGAAGCCCTGGGTGCATCGCATAGGGCAGCCATTGAGCCCCATCCCCATCATGCTCATCGTTACCCTCGCCTCCCTGGTCGGCTTGATGGTGCTGGCTTCCTCCGCATGTACGACGCAGTCAGCCGTAAGCACCAAGACCAATAACTTCAACGTCGGTGACTCTCTCACCCTCAATGTAACCACGCTGGGCGGGCGGATCGAGGTCAGTGCCGGCTCAGACAACGTTGTCACGGTGAGGGCCGAACTAAGAGACATCCGCCGGATCAAGTACCTAGCCATTCAGAGTGGCAATGAGGTCACCATTACGGCTGAAAAGACAGGGAAGTGGTGGTTCCCTGCCGGCAATACCAGGGCAGACATCTATGTGACTGTGCCCCCTCACACGGCCCTGAAGCTGAGTACCAGCAACAGCAAGATCGAGGTCCAGGGAACAACCGCCGGTGGTATCCTCGAGACATCGAACGAATCCATAGTCCTCGACAATGTCAAAGGTGACTATGTTGCCACAACCAGCAATGGCGACGTTGCGATCTATACCATAGAAGGCAGTGCCTACGTCAAGACATCCAACGGCGAGGTAGGATTGAACGAAGCCAAAGGGGAATTCAACGCCACAACCAGCGGCGGAAACGTGTCCTTCAGCGGCCAGATGACGCCCGGAGGAAGCAACCGTCTGGTCACCAGCAACGGGTTCATTGAGGTAGCGTTGGCCGGAACGCCCAGTGTCCAGCTTGACGCCTCCACCACCAACGCAAAGGTCGAGTGTGCGTTGCCGATACTGGCCACGAAGACCGATACACACCACCTCGTAGGAACAATCGGTGCCGGAGAAGCGAATCTTTACATCGA
- a CDS encoding sensor domain-containing protein — MIKSVDEYLSLLRKELAGSDAAVVQDALADAEEHLRTALAQAINGNPNASEAEALPAIAEKYGSPQEIAAAYRQMEARLPAGLGRYTYAGHRSVFSRFFGVLADPRAWGALLYLLLSLAIGIVFFTWAVVGVSLSLGLSVLIVGLPFAVLFLLSIRGIAFIEGRMVEALLGVRMPRRRMFSDDRTGFWKRIKDLFTQRITWTALAYCILRLGLGIVYFAVFAVLVGLSIYLIAMPITVGILDMPAYIILGNTEYLATTWSIPFFFLLGMLLLTATMHLTKLVGRVHGALAKFMLVSKKDWED, encoded by the coding sequence ATGATAAAGAGCGTTGATGAGTATTTGAGTCTGCTCAGGAAGGAATTAGCTGGAAGCGACGCTGCTGTGGTCCAAGATGCCCTCGCCGATGCTGAAGAGCATCTCCGAACGGCACTGGCCCAGGCCATCAATGGCAATCCCAACGCCTCAGAGGCAGAAGCCCTCCCGGCGATCGCCGAGAAGTATGGATCACCGCAAGAGATTGCGGCAGCCTACAGGCAAATGGAGGCCCGCCTTCCTGCCGGCCTGGGCAGGTACACATACGCGGGGCATCGATCAGTCTTCTCCCGCTTCTTTGGTGTGTTGGCTGATCCCAGGGCCTGGGGTGCACTCCTCTATCTCCTTCTCTCCCTGGCCATCGGCATTGTGTTTTTCACGTGGGCAGTCGTCGGTGTGTCTCTATCGCTCGGGCTGTCGGTTCTCATCGTCGGGCTGCCGTTTGCCGTTCTCTTTCTCCTGTCCATCCGCGGCATCGCCTTCATCGAAGGCCGCATGGTTGAGGCCTTACTCGGAGTCCGTATGCCCCGCAGGCGGATGTTCTCCGATGACAGAACCGGATTCTGGAAGAGAATCAAGGACTTGTTCACACAAAGGATCACCTGGACAGCACTGGCATACTGCATATTGCGGCTAGGTCTCGGCATTGTCTACTTCGCCGTCTTCGCCGTTCTGGTTGGCCTCTCAATCTACCTCATCGCGATGCCAATTACCGTGGGTATTCTGGACATGCCGGCCTACATCATTCTGGGAAACACTGAGTATCTGGCCACTACTTGGTCCATACCCTTCTTCTTCCTGTTGGGCATGCTCCTGCTCACGGCCACCATGCACTTGACAAAGTTGGTGGGTAGGGTGCACGGGGCGCTGGCCAAGTTCATGCTGGTGTCGAAGAAGGACTGGGAGGATTAA
- a CDS encoding PadR family transcriptional regulator, giving the protein MWGNKKNVDETESADKKFQKELVSGVAALVLLSILNEAKEPMYGYQIAKVIDGQAEDAAVLKQGALYPVLRSLESSGLLESRVEPSVSGPPRRYYQITELGRGTLARWREMWNQMRTFVDTVMKGEGNDKER; this is encoded by the coding sequence ATGTGGGGAAACAAGAAGAACGTTGATGAGACAGAATCGGCTGACAAGAAGTTTCAGAAGGAGCTCGTTTCGGGTGTGGCTGCGCTGGTTCTCCTGAGCATCCTCAACGAGGCGAAGGAGCCCATGTACGGCTATCAGATTGCCAAGGTCATCGACGGACAGGCAGAAGACGCGGCCGTGCTGAAGCAGGGAGCTCTCTATCCGGTCCTTCGATCACTGGAGAGCAGCGGGCTACTGGAAAGCCGCGTCGAACCGTCCGTCTCCGGGCCCCCGCGGCGGTACTACCAGATCACGGAGTTGGGTCGGGGCACACTGGCGCGCTGGCGGGAGATGTGGAACCAAATGAGAACCTTCGTGGACACCGTGATGAAAGGAGAGGGCAATGATAAAGAGCGTTGA